In the Necator americanus strain Aroian chromosome X, whole genome shotgun sequence genome, ATTGCAGCCACATAATTTTCAATATGAGTAACACTCGTAAAAGTGATTTACAGCTTCCTCCACtctagaaatttttaattccagCTCGATCACAACATAGTAAGTCTTGATCGCATTATAAAGTCATTATCAATACGGTGCACAAATTCTCTGCGTCCGAAAAAACTCAGTAAGCCAGCGAGAGGAGTTAAGAAGCCTCCTCAGCATTGTTTGCTACCACTCAAGCAcactttttttactcttatttCATGCCAtaaatttttgcgaaaataattaaaattagacaaatttttcttcaatcaagAAACTGTGTTTAAGAATTaggtttattttaaaaaaaaaactgtgttaACTATCCGGTAATatccaatttcttttcctcaaaatcccatgcgaagaaaaaaaactagcaacTGGTACAAGACTAACTACGTTTCAGCGTCTACATAAAAGATGAATTCTTTGGTAGTCCTGGACATCAACTGGGAGCCATGGACACTTCCTTTGGTGACTATCACGGAAGCATTCCAAGACCTCAAGAGGTGATGAAAAAGCCAGAATTTGTACATGTTGCATGTTCGCTAACACATCCTAAAACCTATTACATCCAAAACGGAGCTCTAATAGATCTGGATTAATGTTGTTAGTTATCCTTCACAAACTAGTTCACATCTATTCTGTAAAAGAAAGTATGGATCACTTATGCACCCATCCATCACTGATTGAGGCTAGTTAGAGGGAGCGTATCGCGGAAttaacgatgttgggatctgtTCACGAATAGATAATGGTAGGGGAGTTGTTCACGAGTATAAACGTGACCACCGTGATTTCTCctaataatccagaaaagtgcCCATGAAATAGTCTTGTATAATCCCTTCTCACCTACGATGCTAAATATTACGTATATTAGAACAAGGTCATTCTGCTATTTGAATGTGGTTGTGGCagattctattctatttctataaaatattctattttatatttcctgGATTGCGGACTTCGAACAACGACGAAGTCGGCCGCGTTCCTTGGCATAATAACTGGCATCGTTGAGATGCAGGATCACAAAAGGCTGTTTTAAATCtctgcttctggattttttctcagGAGAATTAAGCGTGACCCCTATACTTCTGAACTACATCCTTGTTCCTATCTATTTGTTGGGAGGTCCAGCATCCTTAATTTCGTGTTACGCTACCTATCTCGATTTGCCTAGAATATGAGAACGGTCCAGCCTACAAATTAGTAGAATAGTAAGTGATACAAGTCTCAGTCGACAAATGTGGAATACGGGTCATAAATATCTACTTTAGAACGGAAACATCTGGCAATATGGACGGCGCCCTTTGCAACCATCTCCATCTCACGTGGTTCCTCGGCATAACCATCACCTTCCAGTGAAAGAAAGCATAAACGAACCACTTGTCACAGCAGCTCCATACCGATTCGATGATGTTCTTCCTcccaacatttttaaaattcccgTGTACCCAAAAATTGATGCGAAAAAACACCACACTAATCCTTGATAAATGATCATTTTGTTCTTGCATTCCCTCGCTCATTATAGAATAATATAGCAACTCATTATGAGGTTTGGCTTCCGATAAAGATTGTTCTACGCAGTTTTTCTTACAATGATAAACGGTTGTGTAGCAAATTATGAGTTCTCATTACAGTCTAAAAATGGTTTCAAACTTATTGGGAATTTCTAAGAAAGTACTTTCTGACATTTGTAGTGTGCATATTTTCCCTTGTATAATTCTTGAATTTGATAATCCTTCGTCAAATTTAGACCCAAAATTAAACACGGTAATTTTTGGCAGTGATCATCACCTATACACGTTCAATTGTGTGAGATATTTACGTCTTCTTCTCGGACCGCTCATTAGAGCGATCTTAGCCGATTAGTCGCGAAGCTATGTGGCGTGTCTCCAGGTGCCGCATAGGGGTTAACGGCGTACCAAAAGCTACCTTGTGCCTGCCCTGAGACGCTGGTGGATTGATTGGATTGGGATGTTGTGCTAAGATCGGCTCATAATACTATTACATCCCGCTCATCCGTCCGACCAAAAGCgagcaatcaagtgactgggaagTGCAGAGCAGGCGGTTTGGGTCGCCTTCAACTAATAAGCTCCGTGTCTACTCCAGGAGGACGAAACGTTCTCTCAAATCTCATGGAACTAGAGGTTTGCAACCATACCGTGGGTTTGAAAATtatatgcaaaacacagtaataagaaagagtcCTGATTCTGAAAGAAAGCTTGGCATGGAAGCGGAGAGGTGAGAAAGCCACGAAGTTCACAAATTGAACTCCCAGAACCATCAAACTGAGACCTCTTCGCCTCGCTTTTTGGCTTCTGGGAAGATACcgtcatggacaacatcgacgacaaAAATGATCGGCTTGTAGAACGTCTTCACGACTGTACGAGGAAAGCGAAGTTTCTAAATCACCAAGAGACAATTGTCTCTGGAAACTCTCAACTAAcacgtcagcgtggagctgcacgagctgTAAGCAACCATGAACTTACGACCGAGCGAGCCCGCGGCGCGTTGCAGAGAAGCGGTAAaaaaagaccttaaagagagaagggCAAAGTGTAGGCCTAAACTGCAGACGCATGTAAGAGCGTTCGCTACGCCCGCCCGAACTTAGGAAATCATGGAACAAAAGTGACTGCCTTCTGGAACTCGGAAGGAACAGTCACAGTATCAAAAAAGGAGGGCGGATGAGATCATTCATGACTTCCATCTCTTcaacagccatgtccactggCCTCCTCATCATCTGAGGGAAGGTGTACATGGTCATTGGGAGGTGCTCCCTTTCGAAGTCCGACATCCTCCATCtcggtgaagaatcgtacttcgCCCGGTTCCGACAGGAGCTGAACATCTAAAGAACTTACCCCTCAGTCCTCACCAAGACACTGACGAGGCTCTTCACTCATTATCTGCCGAAGTGCAAGAttcctaagcaatggaaaatcagaaaaaaaaaatttaactgtAGAATTACAGCGGAAGTCGGAAGTCAGTTTGTGtaatcttaaaaaaaggatCTTTATTTTGGTTTACTGCAAATTGTGGGTGAAAGCTCGTATCATCCCGCTTATTACTGctcagtaagaaaaaaaatgtgagattGTGCTCTAACGAAATGAGTTCATTGCGAAGAAGGGATGTAGTTTACTACAagcttaaaagcatcaccccacgaatctgaggtacggatttcaggtggagtattcgtatacgggatcgtaagttatggagagagggatgATCTCTTCcatccatctcttcctaactgccgtaaacacggcccagaagatacggtttcgagcgttccgacgctatattttctacaacgagttcgataggagccttctgcacgcgccgcatcttccgggccgtttttttacggcaatgaagaagaaatggacggaatcacccctccctccataatctacgaccccgtgtaggaatactcctcctgaaatccgtaccacctcaggttcgtggggtgatgcctttaaactgcaGCACACTTTTCACCATATGCATTAAAACCTCATTGAAAAGTGGTTCTGTTAAGTGTTGAGAAAATCAAAGGATGAACGAATACGGTGTCTTACTTCAATCAAAAGACGAAAAGACGTAAAAAAGCCAAAGAACATAAACAAAATCATTTTGATTGAGGACTATTCATCATTTTCTCGAAACAGACCTGTTTCGAGAAAATGATGAATAGACAAACATGAATTGGAAGGATGAATCAAATTTCTCTCCTATTTCTTGCTTTATGCAAATAACCTCTACCTTGTTCTGAAATAATCCAAACACTTCCAGATTTCAGGTTTGTTTTATCTCTCTAAGTTTAGATCTTGTTATCTCATATTCTTGTTAACAACGCTGTTTGCAAATAAACACTCCacaaattcgagaaaaatctatttctaAAAGTGAAATGAGGAGTAAATGAGACGAGTCTATCAAAAGTTTGACGCTCACAAAAGCatttaaaaggaaaagtgtatttttgttcatattttttcataatcCGCATACTAGTCGTCATAATGACACAAAAGTAACAAAGTGATGTAATTCTGAATGTGATTCACGTTACTTTCCCGATTCACAAAAAGATACGAAACTCATCACTGTTCAAGAGCGACCTCGGATATTACAGCTCGAATCCAGAACCGTCCGCTGTTCGAACGCTTCTTTAATTTGTCAAACTCTAAGGAAAAATTCGAGGGTGATTCGTGTGGTCTTGGGTAAATTAACCTCAAATTCTGCGTATCTAGTTTTGTATCGGATTAAATTCCCACTTCTATGAAACTAAAGCCATCAGCGATGTTTTTAATTGGATGGTAATCTtgctaattaattttttcttgtgataaACACTTTAAAATAGCAAAGTGTGGATTTCACGCCACATAATATCTATGAGAAATcaagcagaaaataaaactcGAACATAAAAATGAGGTAATCGCGTGAGTGTTCCTGAGGAAGTGATAGAGAGCAAAGGAAGTActgtttttggattttttcaacattccACTATTGTAATTATGTATTGAATAATTGACGAGATACTTACCAGATGCCAAAATCTCAACAGTTAAGAGATTGTCCGCTATTATGAACTTAATCTTATATCAATTTTAAGCATATATTtgtcttttggaaaaaatttatcTTGATAATTGGACTGCAACGTATCTAACTATCTTTCTGTACAAACTGCAGCAAAATATCCACGTTGttacattacattattcatgaagtgataaaaataaaaaaaagtagtgacaccggaattaaataaattccaaaaaaattgcttaTGAAAACAACTTGTGAGATTTACTCTGAACAATCAAGAGATAAAAATTATGGCCAAAGTTAATGAACTCTGGAATGAATACACCTATAGAACTCAATCTAATATGATACAAcaagagaaaacaaatgagaaaaataataaacgcGTAGCTTTCAGCACGAAATTTGGACCggttcaagaagaaaaaaaaaatacagctaTGTTCGTAATATTACAGAGTACAAACGGAATGAAGATCAATTACAAATATGATGGCATTTTTTCGCGTATAAAATCTGATAGTATACCGATTAAAAGCTCCCGATGAGCTTCTGTCGCTATGTATCGCATAAACTCCTCAATAGATGCAGATCCTACGAGGCGTTGGATCTGAAAACTACGAAAATTTACGCATAAAAAGTCTCTTTATACATCAAAAATTACAGTAGCTGATGATTTTTCCGAAATAAATGcgtaaaaaatcaaatgtaaAAGGTTTCCATATGTAAAAGAATTGCACAATGTatagaaaacaaacagaaattgTAAAACATTAGATATTCAGGCTAATTAGGCGTGTCTATTgctttttcttcgcaaaaatcagagatgattttttctcataccgtcatttttatttaaaaaaaatatgtttcaaCAAGAGAATCTTGTAGTACATGAGCGTTTTGTATGTACCAGTATTTTCGGATGAATccataaaatgagaaaacacGTAAGCAGTTGAACATGTAAAGAAACATCACAACTGGAGCAAACTTTTCAAAGCGAGTGTATAACCGTGccagaaatttcaaatgtaTGATATTTTTGCATAATCCAGCAACTGAAGTGAGTGGTTGGACCAAATATCGATCGAAAACGTTTGCATCGCACGCGTTATTCATTAAATGGTTCCACCAATATCcactaatatttttctattcgacTGTAAATAACAGGTGACaaataatgttttcttttaaaaattgaaaaattactttaaaacATATGCCTTTTTGCGATCAATACATCATAATTACTAACCTGTGTACTAACAAGTCTCTTCTCTCTGTCGTTCATTGAACGAATTGAGGTAATGACAttctaaacagaaaaaacaagttatttctcaactttttaaCTCTATGAACAAGCAAAATAcaagagaaaattcaaaaattatttctagagaaaataaataaaatttacgtCATAATCAGTACTGTTCTGATATCCGTACAAAGCTCCAACAACGCCTCCGATCAACGCTCCAAGTGGACCCATCAGAAGTCCTCCAGCAGCCGTACCTGCTGCAGCACATCCAGTTTGCTTAGCAACTCCAACAGCTGTTTTTTGAAGaggctttaaaaaatttcggaACTATTTCGGAAATACAAGCTATTTATAAAATGTatattccatgaaaaaagtagaaaaatcagCTTACTTTTGAACCCTCTAAAATTCTGAGCACTTCATTTAAGTACACAATAGACATTGTTGATCGTTTGTTGCTAGGATTTTAGAAGGGAATGATCCTGGAAGCAGCGATGACGAAATCGGAGAGCAGCGTTATGCTGACGCTGCATACACACATGCAGACTTTCGAAAAAAGACATGACTCAGCGTATGAGGGTAATTCGTATAGATTCCAGGACAATTTCGATACTAATTTAATTGCCAATTATTGCTGAGACAACTGAAAACATTTCTTAATAAGAAATTAGCAAAATCGTTCTCTTCACCGATTTATATCAGCTAAATCAGCATTCAGTACATCCATTTCTAcgaaaaacacaattttcatggaaatatGAATTAGTTAAAATTAATCTTTCAGGTCCAGACCTATACATTATTGCTCAAAAATTTACGGAGATCACAGAATACTAGTAAAGAtctgttttcgtttctttaaatattattaatgaAAGATTGACCTTTTGAAAGAAAGGTAAGCAACATATTCCTCCATTTCTCACTCGTAAGTTctccttttgttgtttttatccagaaaattacaGCCTTTCAAATAAGAAGTGAGATCAAGGAAAATTAGCGAAAGGAATAAAACATAACTATCATTCATTCAATAAATCAAGAAtagatgcagaaaaaaaaaaacaaaatatttcgttctaaagtaaataagtgaacaacgaagaaataaagaaatctttCAATTTTCGATGGAGACAAGAATATTCCTGTGCCCTGTTCCATCAGAAAAATTGATAgctcacagttttttttaaacaaaattaagGAGGAAGTTAGTGAAATtcgtttaaggaaaaacataatcaaaagaagaaatttcagcaaagaataaaacaaaaaactttttacGAACGAATTTACATCTTTGTTAACAGAAAATCTGCTGAATTAttgagaaataataaaaacgcAATGAAAGTAGCATGAGCGATAACAACTGTCAATCGATAGCTGGTCTTGTGGAGGTTCAGTCTTCGCTGCGTGAGGTCATCGTTGTGTGCCGCATTGCAATTCATactttcgtttcttttataattaaatataagaaaattgatatttgaaacaattttgcGAATAGTAAATATCATATCATTTTCGGAATTAATCCATCAAATCAACTGAAATGTgcataaagaaatatttatagCCAGAAAATAATGGTACATAATTGAGCTTTGAGATGCCCATCAACACATTTatgagctgttttttttttaattttagataGAAGAGAAAGATTAAATTACTCATCCGTAGTAGCTTAACTAAAATGATGAGgaaaaagctaagaaaaaacaatggaaaattgACAAATTTACTCTTATTCGATTGATTCGTatgattaattttattatttccgaAAGTTTAATTAAATCTGGGAAAGCTGTCACAAAAACGACCCGTCTTTTCAGGATGAAAGGTTGTTTTGCACCTTTGTACTTGTCCTGAAAGTTACGTTGATTACTGAGGAACTGTATTCATTTGCTGTAAATATGTACTCCTATCTATGTATACACTGAAAAACACGAATAAAACATGAATACTTACTAAATGTACTCATTTGTATGCAAATTTTATATAGAAACTGAGTGAACTGAGTCAACTGAGTAATTTTCGATCAATTATCGGATAAAGTTACTAAAAATAGACCAAGGTAAGTAAGTTTATGGCTTTTAAATGTTACAACAATGTGATCTATTCAAACGAATAGGTACGAGCATTCATTCGATTTCATGAAATTATGCCACCAACATGTTTGGAAGCGAAATTAGTACATTCTGTTCTTTGGGGTGTATTTGAGCAATTAAACACGTCGCATCCGTCGGAATCCAGTCTATTTCTCAGGATCATACTCGCACACATGGACACCCCTATTTCCTCTTCCCCTGCTGTGAAGGCGAAGACGCATTGCGGTCATccggttgaacatatttgaaTATAACTATAGATATCGTCGATCGACGATAGAAGTTTCCTCTTAAGGTTCCTCACCATCATAATAATCACTCACTCATTCGttttttcactcattcatttatttattccataaaaatccacaaatgcAGAAAATTGTTAATATTCCGTCACTATGACAACTACCATACGGGTtgtaaaaaatgtttcatgtAATTCCATGGACATTTTCAGGACCTGTCAACCACTTTCTAATGGTGAGGTTCAGTCCTATAACTCGACAATTCTTCGTtcctttttatgtttattttgcaTAGTAAAGATAGATCGATAAGTTCAATAATTTATTGGATCAATTCATGAATATAAGTAAATTTGAAGTTAATTTCAGGAGCGGAGCGATTTCCCTTGCCATTTTGACACTAAACACTACAACGAATGACAACAAATTATGAACAAAAGGCACAccgtaggagaaaaaaaaaacagaaagagaaaGTTTTAAAGACAGGAGAgatgcaaaaataatgaggagacactacaattttttattactatgaagaagaacatcgaaagaataagaaaataaagatcCATAGTAATATCTACCCGAATGAACTGTTTCCGTGGTCATCTGTGATGGTACAATAATGGGTTGGTGTAGTATGGAAGATTTggaatacaataaaaattccCTCAAATTAATCTACAATtagaaaatccataaaattcgTTTGGATATTTTCACAGGAAGAAATCATACGTGAACAATATTTGAAgcattaattttttataatagTTCTGTAATGATAGTAGATATGTGAATGAAGCGGAAGGCATCGATTATACACCGAGCCGGTGAAACATGAATATCTGAGTAATAACAATTGTATAccagtaattaattaatgtgaCCGTTAACTATGTCTCGTATTGCAGAAGTAATAAAgtagtcaaagaaaaaaaaacaagaaacataaTGGTCCTAATTAGTGATGAGATCaaaatagtatttttttttacaaaatttgtaATTGCTACTGCACTCGTCGTTGTATCATAGCCTTATCTCTAAAACCACCTTAGTCTCATCGTACAGATTGCTCGCTTTCCGAATACCGCATGCCGATCTACCCATTGAAT is a window encoding:
- a CDS encoding hypothetical protein (NECATOR_CHRX.G21829.T2), which encodes MSIVYLNEVLRILEGSKPLQKTAVGVAKQTGCAAAGTAAGGLLMGPLGALIGGVVGALYGYQNSTDYDNVITSIRSMNDREKRLVSTQIQRLVGSASIEEFMRYIATEAHRELLIDVQLLSEPGEVRFFTEMEDVGLRKGAPPNDHVHLPSDDEEASGHGC
- a CDS encoding hypothetical protein (NECATOR_CHRX.G21829.T1), translating into MSIVYLNEVLRILEGSKPLQKTAVGVAKQTGCAAAGTAAGGLLMGPLGALIGGVVGALYGYQNSTDYDNVITSIRSMNDREKRLVSTQIQRLVGSASIEEFMRYIATEAHRELLIGILSDFIREKMPSYL
- a CDS encoding hypothetical protein (NECATOR_CHRX.G21828.T1), with the translated sequence MILVLLILLVAGCTAQHVRREQHHQQPLPHYVYIKDEFFGSPGHQLGAMDTSFGDYHGSIPRPQENGNIWQYGRRPLQPSPSHVVPRHNHHLPVKESINEPLVTAAPYRFDDVLPPNIFKIPVYPKIDAKKHHTNP